Proteins encoded within one genomic window of Alcanivorax sp. REN37:
- a CDS encoding DUF2390 domain-containing protein, translated as MASLWDWAGQCWRHPALEQAALALQEQQHVSVPLWLAAAWVAAPLPAATVDAAQQAVAAAQPRIDTVRSWRRHARAAGWLAEREALMVLELAAEQALLAQLEQLLAPYRQVPGDAAAGWRSLFAADLQQSPQWRAAAAALRDASH; from the coding sequence ATGGCATCACTCTGGGATTGGGCAGGACAATGTTGGCGCCATCCGGCACTGGAGCAGGCGGCGTTGGCGCTGCAGGAACAGCAGCACGTGTCGGTGCCGCTATGGTTGGCGGCGGCCTGGGTAGCGGCGCCGTTGCCGGCGGCCACGGTGGACGCAGCGCAGCAGGCGGTGGCGGCGGCACAGCCGCGTATCGACACCGTGCGCAGCTGGCGCCGTCACGCCCGCGCCGCCGGCTGGCTGGCCGAGCGTGAGGCGCTGATGGTGTTGGAGTTGGCGGCGGAACAAGCGCTGTTGGCGCAGCTCGAGCAGCTATTGGCGCCGTATCGGCAGGTGCCGGGTGATGCGGCGGCCGGCTGGCGCAGTCTATTCGCGGCGGACTTGCAGCAGAGCCCACAGTGGCGGGCAGCGGCGGCGGCATTGCGGGACGCGTCACACTGA
- a CDS encoding ATP-binding cassette domain-containing protein, protein MLRLEHLDLRRGADLLLQDVNLTVHPGWRVGLTGRNGCGKSSLLALLCGTLEADLGHYQRPADWRLGIMAQEVPALAQPALEYVLDGHLGLRDAEHALAAAQDADDGHAIASAHARLDALGAWVLPARAATLLAGLGFADSVQHNPVASFSGGWRMRLNLARVLLSDADLLLLDEPTNHLDLDAVLWLQDYLAQFPGTLMLISHDRDFLDAVVTHIAHIEHQQLTLYSGNYSAFEQLRAARLAHQDSEFRKQEAQRAHLQKFIDRFKAKASKARQAQSRVKALEKLELIAPAHSASPFRFDFPAPAHLPDPMLDLENVQCGYHTDDGDLVILDRVTFHLRPESRIGLLGRNGAGKSTLIRTLAGQLPALGGRLQAGPDLVIGYFHQQQVDALPQDGTPMALMQAAQPQWEESRVRSELGRFAFHGDMVFDPVHRFSGGEKSRLALALLIQQRPALLLLDEPANHLDLDMREALTMALQSYEGAVVLVSHDRHLLETTVDDLLLVADGGVRPFDGDLDDYARWLREQQRGRAAAEQPAEAPRQDARAKRQEAAQKRTALRPLRQAVEQLEKKMARCTDALAELEQALGNEALYQPEHKAELTRLVAEQGQQRSTLEALEEQLLDAMEALEQAEQDS, encoded by the coding sequence ATGCTGCGTCTAGAACACCTTGATTTGCGCCGTGGCGCCGACCTGCTGTTGCAGGACGTCAACCTCACCGTGCACCCCGGCTGGCGGGTCGGCCTCACCGGCCGCAATGGCTGCGGCAAAAGCTCGTTGCTGGCGTTGCTATGCGGCACGCTGGAAGCCGATCTCGGCCATTACCAGCGGCCGGCGGACTGGCGCCTTGGCATCATGGCGCAGGAAGTCCCGGCACTGGCGCAACCGGCGCTGGAGTATGTGCTCGATGGTCATCTGGGCCTGCGCGATGCCGAACACGCACTGGCGGCCGCCCAAGATGCCGATGACGGCCATGCTATTGCTAGCGCCCACGCACGGCTGGATGCCCTCGGCGCCTGGGTGCTGCCGGCCCGCGCCGCCACTCTGCTGGCTGGGCTCGGCTTTGCCGACAGCGTGCAGCACAACCCGGTAGCCAGTTTCTCCGGCGGCTGGCGCATGCGTCTTAACCTGGCACGCGTGCTGCTGTCCGACGCCGACCTGCTGCTGCTTGATGAGCCCACCAACCACCTCGATCTGGACGCAGTGCTGTGGCTGCAGGATTACCTCGCCCAGTTCCCCGGCACGCTGATGTTGATCTCCCACGACCGCGATTTCCTCGACGCGGTGGTGACTCATATCGCGCACATCGAGCATCAGCAGCTGACGCTCTACAGCGGCAACTACAGTGCCTTCGAGCAACTGCGCGCCGCGCGGCTGGCGCATCAAGACAGCGAATTCCGCAAGCAGGAAGCACAACGTGCGCACCTGCAGAAATTCATCGACCGCTTTAAAGCTAAAGCATCCAAAGCGCGCCAAGCCCAGAGCCGAGTCAAAGCGCTGGAGAAGCTGGAACTGATCGCACCGGCTCACAGCGCCAGCCCGTTCCGGTTTGATTTCCCGGCGCCGGCGCACCTGCCAGACCCGATGCTGGACTTGGAGAACGTGCAGTGTGGCTACCACACCGATGACGGTGACCTGGTGATCCTCGACCGAGTCACCTTCCACCTGCGCCCGGAAAGCCGCATCGGCCTACTCGGCCGCAACGGCGCCGGCAAGTCGACCTTGATTCGCACCCTCGCCGGTCAGCTGCCAGCGCTCGGTGGGCGCCTGCAAGCGGGACCGGACCTAGTGATTGGCTACTTCCATCAGCAGCAAGTGGATGCCCTGCCGCAGGACGGCACGCCGATGGCACTGATGCAGGCCGCCCAACCGCAGTGGGAAGAAAGCCGCGTGCGCAGCGAGCTGGGGCGTTTCGCGTTCCACGGCGACATGGTGTTCGACCCGGTGCACCGTTTCTCCGGCGGCGAAAAGTCGCGGCTGGCGCTGGCGCTGCTGATCCAGCAACGTCCGGCACTGCTGCTGCTGGACGAACCCGCCAACCACCTTGATCTGGACATGCGGGAAGCGCTGACCATGGCGCTGCAATCCTACGAGGGCGCGGTGGTGCTGGTCTCCCACGATCGCCATCTGCTGGAAACCACGGTGGATGACCTGCTGCTGGTAGCCGACGGCGGCGTGCGCCCGTTCGACGGCGACCTCGACGACTACGCCCGCTGGCTGCGCGAACAGCAACGCGGCCGCGCCGCCGCCGAACAACCGGCCGAGGCGCCGCGCCAAGATGCCCGCGCCAAGCGTCAAGAAGCGGCCCAGAAGCGCACCGCGCTGCGGCCGCTGCGGCAAGCGGTGGAGCAACTGGAAAAGAAAATGGCGCGCTGCACCGACGCGCTGGCAGAACTGGAGCAGGCACTGGGCAACGAAGCGCTGTACCAGCCGGAGCACAAAGCCGAGCTGACCCGGCTGGTGGCGGAGCAGGGCCAGCAGCGCAGCACGCTGGAGGCGCTGGAAGAGCAGCTGCTGGACGCCATGGAGGCACTGGAACAGGCCGAACAGGACAGCTGA
- a CDS encoding helix-turn-helix transcriptional regulator, with amino-acid sequence MLSLSAALEHTGLLARLSTRDRLRRGVSQLLGQCGFEYFHFVQEHVRSLTEGQQWQLGVLPPPLSLGAMAPLAGGSEPGLWSWPEPPVPAPVRGVLQPWLALPLHGVVLNLPSGLGSLSRLTLAANQQQPLPPAWELGAFALYLGHTLAECAQRLQQQQPERPAPVFNAREQQCLAWAAEGHTNAEIGRLLGISERTTTYHIARACRKIGARNRQHAVTQALLTGALPLDCLRGQDQPARLGSETEVRPDRV; translated from the coding sequence ATGCTGTCCTTGTCCGCAGCGCTGGAGCACACCGGCCTGCTCGCCCGACTCTCCACCCGCGATCGCCTGCGGCGAGGCGTCAGCCAACTGCTTGGGCAGTGCGGTTTCGAATATTTCCATTTCGTGCAGGAGCACGTGCGCTCGCTCACCGAGGGCCAGCAGTGGCAGCTGGGCGTGCTGCCGCCGCCGCTGTCGCTCGGTGCCATGGCGCCGCTGGCGGGCGGCAGTGAACCGGGACTGTGGAGCTGGCCGGAGCCCCCCGTGCCGGCGCCAGTGCGCGGGGTACTGCAACCTTGGTTGGCGTTGCCGCTGCACGGCGTAGTGCTGAACTTACCATCCGGGCTGGGCAGCCTGTCACGGCTGACGCTGGCCGCCAACCAGCAGCAACCGCTACCGCCGGCCTGGGAACTGGGGGCGTTCGCGCTGTATCTCGGTCACACCTTGGCCGAGTGCGCCCAACGCCTACAACAGCAGCAGCCGGAACGGCCGGCGCCGGTGTTCAACGCCCGTGAACAGCAATGCCTGGCGTGGGCCGCCGAGGGCCACACCAACGCCGAAATCGGCAGGCTGCTGGGCATCAGTGAACGCACCACCACCTACCACATTGCTCGCGCCTGCCGGAAGATCGGCGCCCGCAACCGCCAACATGCCGTCACCCAAGCCCTGCTCACCGGCGCACTGCCGTTGGACTGTTTGCGCGGGCAGGACCAGCCGGCCCGATTGGGCAGCGAGACCGAGGTGAGACCCGACCGGGTTTGA